In Halorhabdus tiamatea SARL4B, a genomic segment contains:
- a CDS encoding Cdc6/Cdc18 family protein translates to MQGTDDESETHAEDSGDGDATGSVGTGPIPEESASPSTDAAAHTVDQPIDDADSEADPASPGKSGSVGPDPGPVSGQDEDSQSVPAVDQDEDSQSVPAVEDDVPIDDDWTTRSSDASLGTSVEDTPSNAAGSIDEDLLDEIVFEDDEDTDEASRGLFDDLLSGEPIFENKEVLRPSYTPRKLPHREEQINNMATILVAALRGDTPSNILIYGKTGTGKTASAKFVSEELERTSEKYEVPCDVEYINCEVTDTQYRVLAQLANTFIENNEDHIENRLDELEALKERAEDDPSALDGTEFATLEAVDGEIDSLEADLDSFETVPMTGWPTDRVYSTFFDAVDYTERVVVIMLDEIDKLVEKSGDDTLYNLSRMNNELENSRVSIIGISNDLKFTDFLDPRVKSSLGEEEIVFPPYDANQLRDILQARADVAFKDDALSEDVIPLCAAFAAQEHGDARRALDLLRTAGELAERGQIDRVAEDHVRQAQEKIELDRVVEVVRTLPTQSKLVLFAIILLEKNGVHNINTGEVYNIYKRLCEEIDADVLTQRRVTDLISELDMLGIVNAVVVSKGRYGRTKEISLSVPLDETEAVLHSDSRLGDIEDVQPFIQARFDQ, encoded by the coding sequence ATGCAAGGCACCGACGACGAATCCGAGACACACGCCGAGGACAGTGGAGACGGCGATGCAACCGGGTCGGTCGGGACCGGCCCGATCCCCGAGGAGTCAGCGTCACCATCCACCGACGCGGCTGCTCACACAGTCGATCAGCCAATCGACGATGCCGATAGCGAGGCTGATCCGGCCAGCCCCGGAAAATCTGGGTCAGTCGGTCCCGATCCTGGACCGGTTTCGGGTCAGGACGAGGACAGTCAGTCCGTCCCCGCCGTCGACCAGGACGAGGACAGTCAGTCCGTCCCCGCCGTCGAGGATGATGTCCCTATCGACGACGACTGGACGACACGCTCGTCGGATGCCTCGCTTGGCACGTCGGTCGAAGACACCCCGTCGAACGCGGCTGGCTCGATCGACGAGGATCTACTCGACGAAATCGTCTTCGAAGACGACGAAGACACCGACGAAGCCTCGCGTGGGCTCTTCGACGACCTCCTCAGCGGGGAGCCGATCTTCGAGAACAAGGAGGTCCTCCGACCTTCCTACACGCCACGGAAGCTTCCCCATCGCGAGGAACAGATCAACAACATGGCGACGATTCTCGTCGCCGCGCTCCGCGGAGACACACCCTCGAATATCCTCATCTACGGGAAGACAGGTACGGGCAAGACCGCGAGTGCGAAGTTCGTCAGCGAGGAACTCGAACGCACCTCCGAGAAGTACGAGGTGCCCTGTGACGTCGAGTACATCAACTGCGAGGTGACCGACACACAGTATCGTGTGCTCGCACAGCTCGCAAACACCTTCATCGAGAACAACGAAGACCACATCGAGAACCGCCTCGACGAACTCGAAGCACTGAAAGAACGCGCCGAGGACGATCCGAGCGCACTTGACGGGACGGAGTTCGCCACGCTTGAAGCCGTCGACGGCGAGATCGACTCCCTCGAGGCGGATCTGGACTCCTTCGAGACAGTCCCGATGACGGGGTGGCCGACCGACCGCGTCTACAGCACCTTCTTCGACGCCGTCGATTACACCGAACGCGTCGTCGTGATCATGCTCGACGAGATCGACAAACTCGTCGAGAAGAGCGGCGACGACACTCTCTACAATCTCTCGCGGATGAACAACGAACTCGAGAATTCACGGGTCTCGATCATCGGGATCTCCAACGACCTGAAGTTCACTGACTTTCTGGACCCCCGCGTCAAGTCCAGCCTCGGCGAGGAGGAGATCGTCTTCCCGCCGTACGACGCAAACCAGCTCCGGGACATCCTCCAGGCTCGCGCGGACGTCGCGTTCAAGGACGACGCGCTCTCGGAGGACGTCATCCCGCTGTGTGCGGCCTTTGCGGCCCAGGAGCATGGTGACGCGCGCCGGGCACTCGATCTCCTCCGGACGGCGGGCGAACTCGCCGAACGTGGTCAGATCGACCGTGTCGCCGAGGACCACGTCCGGCAGGCCCAGGAGAAGATCGAACTCGATCGGGTCGTCGAAGTCGTCCGCACCTTGCCCACCCAGAGCAAACTCGTTCTCTTCGCGATCATCCTCTTAGAGAAAAACGGCGTCCACAACATCAACACCGGCGAGGTGTACAACATCTACAAGCGTCTCTGTGAGGAGATCGACGCCGACGTCCTCACCCAGCGACGGGTCACCGACCTCATCTCCGAACTCGACATGCTCGGGATCGTCAACGCCGTCGTCGTCTCGAAGGGCCGCTACGGCCGCACCAAGGAGATCAGTCTCTCCGTTCCCCTAGACGAAACCGAGGCCGTGCTGCACTCGGATTCGCGACTCGGCGACATCGAGGACGTCCAGCCGTTCATTCAGGCCCGCTTCGATCAGTGA
- a CDS encoding S26 family signal peptidase, producing the protein MSPDSGVRKPTQTRSPSGDGGDRWKHVLQYAFDIVSSVVIVALIGALLFATSGVWPPLVAIESASMEPHIDTGDLVFVMDEQRFPGPGAIGESGVVPARVGEETGYRTFEGYGDVVIYEPDGNGEATPIIHRAMFWVADGENWYDRADSTGVGGADNCEELANCPAPNAGFITKGDNTVSNKRYDQAMGISEPVKPEWVIGTAEYGVPGLGQVRLLSGEVRSTNVTATNVTATNATDRDRLTAPTNSSDTAPATP; encoded by the coding sequence ATGTCACCCGATTCAGGTGTTCGAAAGCCCACACAGACGCGATCGCCCTCGGGTGACGGCGGGGATAGATGGAAGCATGTCCTGCAGTACGCCTTCGACATCGTGAGTAGCGTGGTGATCGTCGCCCTCATCGGCGCGCTGTTGTTCGCGACCAGCGGCGTGTGGCCGCCGCTCGTGGCGATCGAGAGTGCGAGTATGGAACCACACATCGACACTGGCGATCTCGTCTTCGTGATGGACGAACAGCGTTTCCCCGGACCGGGAGCGATCGGAGAGTCCGGTGTCGTTCCGGCACGAGTCGGCGAGGAGACCGGCTACCGCACGTTCGAGGGTTACGGTGACGTCGTCATCTACGAACCAGACGGCAACGGTGAGGCGACGCCGATCATTCACCGCGCGATGTTCTGGGTGGCGGACGGCGAAAACTGGTACGATCGGGCCGATTCAACGGGCGTTGGTGGGGCGGACAACTGCGAGGAACTCGCCAACTGTCCGGCCCCCAACGCCGGGTTCATCACGAAGGGCGACAACACGGTCTCGAACAAGCGATACGATCAGGCCATGGGTATCAGCGAGCCGGTCAAGCCCGAGTGGGTGATCGGAACCGCCGAATACGGCGTGCCGGGACTCGGCCAGGTGCGACTGCTTTCGGGGGAAGTCCGGTCGACGAACGTGACAGCGACGAACGTGACAGCGACGAACGCAACGGACAGGGACAGACTGACAGCGCCAACCAACAGCAGCGACACCGCGCCAGCCACGCCCTGA